CCGTTAGTTCGGATCCTTGATCAGCCAGTTAGTTCTAAACCTGTTTTTCAGGAGTTTATAAAACACTACTAATATGGGCTTTTTTTATTTTTAAGAATATATATATTCAATTATGGAAGGATTAGTATTACCAATATTGGTAGGTGTAATAGGAATTGCAGTAGGTTTTATTATTGCAAAAATGCTGGAGAAAACTAAAGCTAATAAGCTACTTAAAGAAACAGATAAGGAAGCTAAAAATATATTAAAAGAAGCGAAGTTAGAAGCTGAGGCAATTAAGAAAGATAAAATATTACAGGCGAAAGAAAAGTTTATTGAACTTAAAGCTGAGCATGAAAAAGTAATTTTATCTCGCGAGAAGAAAATGTCTGATGTAGAAAAGAGGATTCGAGATAAAGAATCTAGAGTTTCTTCAGAATTAGACAAAAACAAAAAACTAAGTCAGTCTTTAGAGAAAAAAACTTCAGACTTAGATTACAAACTAGACTTTTTAGAAAAAAGAGAATCAGACGTTGAAAAATTACACAAGCGTCATGTAGATATGCTTGAGCAAATCTCTGGTTTCTCTGCTGATGAAGCAAAAACAGAATTAGTTGCATCTTTAAAAGAGGAGGCAAAAACAGATGCTATGAGTTTCATCCAAGAAACTATGGAAGAAGCTAAGCTAACTGCTCAACAAGAGGCTCGTAAGGTTGTTTTAAATACAATTCAAAGAGTAGGAGTAGAGCAAGCTATAGAAAACTGTGTTTCTGTTTTTAATTTAGAATCTGATGATGTAAAAGGTAGAATTATTGGTAGAGAAGGTCGTAATATTAGAGCTTTAGAAGCTGCAACTGGTGTTGAAATTATTGTAGATGATACTCCAGAGGCAATTATACTTTCTTGTTTTGATCCTGTTCGTCGTGAAATAGCTCGATTATCGATGCATAAATTAGTTACAGACGGAAGAATTCACCCTGCAAGAATTGAGGAGATAGTTCGTAAAACTGAAAAGCAAATAAATCAAGAGATTATTGAAGTTGGTAAGCGTACTGTTATTGAATTAGGAATTCATGGTTTACATCCTGAATTAATTAAAACAGTTGGACGAATGAAGTATCGTTCTTCATACGGACAAAACTTATTACAGCACTCTAGAGAAGTTGCTAACTTATGTGGTTTAATGGCCGCAGAAATGGGCTTAAATGCAAAAGCAGCAAAAAGAGCTGGGTTATTACATGATATTGGAAAAGTTCCAGAAACAGAAAGTGAATTACCTCACGCTTTATTAGGAATGCAATGGGCAGAAAAATACGGAGAGAAGAAAGACGTTTGTAATGCAATTGGAGCTCACCACGATGAAATTGAAATGAAGAGTTTAATTGCACCAATCGTACAAGTTTGTGATGCGATTTCAGGAGCGAGACCAGGAGCTAGACGTCAAGTTTTAGATAGTTATATTCAACGTTTAAGAGATTTAGAAGATATCGCATTTGGATTTAATGGAGTACAAAAGGCTTATGCCATTCAAGCAGGTAGAGAGTTGAGAGTTATGGTTGAAAGTACTAAGGTAAATGATGAGAAAGCGGCTGAATTATCGTTCAATATTTCTCAGAAAATTCAGAATGATATGACTTATCCAGGTCAGGTTAAAGTAACTGTAATTAGAGAAACAAGAGCAGTTAATGTAGCGAAATAATATTCGTATTAAAATATCATCTTAAATTTTAAGATTTTTTAAAGCACAAGTAAATTACTTGTGCTTTTTATTTTAATTCATTCTGTTAATCCTAAAGAAT
This genomic window from Tenacibaculum sp. 190524A05c contains:
- the rny gene encoding ribonuclease Y, which codes for MEGLVLPILVGVIGIAVGFIIAKMLEKTKANKLLKETDKEAKNILKEAKLEAEAIKKDKILQAKEKFIELKAEHEKVILSREKKMSDVEKRIRDKESRVSSELDKNKKLSQSLEKKTSDLDYKLDFLEKRESDVEKLHKRHVDMLEQISGFSADEAKTELVASLKEEAKTDAMSFIQETMEEAKLTAQQEARKVVLNTIQRVGVEQAIENCVSVFNLESDDVKGRIIGREGRNIRALEAATGVEIIVDDTPEAIILSCFDPVRREIARLSMHKLVTDGRIHPARIEEIVRKTEKQINQEIIEVGKRTVIELGIHGLHPELIKTVGRMKYRSSYGQNLLQHSREVANLCGLMAAEMGLNAKAAKRAGLLHDIGKVPETESELPHALLGMQWAEKYGEKKDVCNAIGAHHDEIEMKSLIAPIVQVCDAISGARPGARRQVLDSYIQRLRDLEDIAFGFNGVQKAYAIQAGRELRVMVESTKVNDEKAAELSFNISQKIQNDMTYPGQVKVTVIRETRAVNVAK